The following coding sequences lie in one Wolbachia endosymbiont strain TRS of Brugia malayi genomic window:
- a CDS encoding P44/Msp2 family outer membrane protein has protein sequence MHYKKFFSATALVMLLSLSNSAFSDPVGPIADEETSYYIRLQYNSEFSPLNTKVDGITGAQKDSKDTNDLYKPSFMAGGSAFGYRMDDIRVDIEGLYSQLSKSTLSRAPTPDIVDNLTAISGLVNVYYDVVIEDIPITPYVGVGLGVAYISNPAKAQVIADQKHGFGFAYQAKAGISYDVTPEIKLFAGARYFGSYGANFDKSEEVNKGTSEDKETKVTAGAYKVLYSTIGAEAGIAFNF, from the coding sequence ATGCATTATAAAAAGTTTTTTTCAGCAACCGCTTTAGTAATGTTGCTAAGTTTATCAAACTCTGCTTTTTCAGATCCTGTTGGTCCAATAGCTGATGAGGAAACTAGTTACTACATTCGCTTGCAGTACAATAGTGAGTTTTCACCTTTGAATACAAAGGTTGATGGTATCACAGGAGCTCAAAAGGATAGTAAAGACACTAATGACCTTTATAAGCCTTCTTTCATGGCTGGTGGTAGTGCATTTGGTTATAGAATGGATGATATCAGAGTGGACATTGAAGGACTTTATTCACAATTAAGTAAAAGTACTCTTTCACGAGCTCCTACTCCAGATATTGTAGATAATTTAACAGCAATTTCAGGACTAGTTAATGTGTATTATGATGTAGTAATTGAAGATATACCTATTACTCCATATGTTGGTGTTGGTCTTGGTGTAGCATATATCAGCAACCCTGCAAAGGCACAAGTTATTGCTGATCAAAAACATGGGTTTGGTTTTGCTTACCAGGCGAAAGCTGGTATTAGCTATGATGTAACCCCAGAAATTAAACTCTTTGCTGGAGCTCGCTACTTTGGTTCTTATGGCGCTAACTTTGATAAAAGTGAAGAAGTAAATAAAGGAACTAGTGAGGATAAAGAAACAAAAGTTACTGCGGGTGCATATAAAGTTCTTTATAGCACTATTGGTGCAGAAGCTGGAATAGCGTTTAATTTCTAA
- a CDS encoding YbaB/EbfC family nucleoid-associated protein: MKQAQEMQKKLTEAQEKYIGKEFQGISGGGKVSVLVGIIKIGSYKAKKVSIDLELMRNEEKDIVEDLVTAAFNDAIKKAEEDMANVTSDLAGMMGLLPGFKLPF; this comes from the coding sequence ATGAAGCAAGCACAAGAGATGCAAAAGAAACTTACAGAAGCTCAAGAGAAGTATATTGGTAAAGAATTTCAAGGTATCTCTGGTGGCGGTAAAGTTTCTGTGTTGGTAGGAATCATAAAAATAGGTAGTTATAAGGCTAAAAAGGTAAGCATAGACTTAGAGCTTATGAGAAATGAAGAGAAGGATATAGTAGAAGATTTAGTAACAGCAGCATTCAATGATGCTATTAAGAAGGCAGAGGAGGATATGGCAAATGTAACCTCTGATCTTGCAGGTATGATGGGTTTACTACCTGGATTTAAACTTCCCTTTTAA
- the dnaX gene encoding DNA polymerase III subunit gamma/tau yields the protein MNIALKYRPGSFKDLVGQDILVRILENAFTLNRIPQSILLSGASGVGKTTTARIIALCLNCSLGPTFEPCGSCKNCLTIKNSSHPDVIEIDAASHTSVDDIKVILGDICYSPISSKFKVYIIDEVHMLSSSAFNALLKTLEEPPPSVKFILATTEIKKIPITIIARCQRFDLYNIPVAKIVERLNDIAQRESYFIEKEASELIARHSGNSMRNALFLMNQAVLYNKGGVISTKSVMDILGLVDKDIIFDLMEAILGSDLQKALSLFDKAVETANPLSIFEGLLQTIQLICRFLVTKEIDSSVTECEKNRIKDLGVKKSLIFFSRLWRMLLKGVQDIKASTCSDVAAEMILISLCYLSDLPSPEQVVKKVLAQSTQQRNTRSAENIQQKSYDFDKILQLLQQNNQIYLYKQLCSNLQLVNCKPGYLKLKAVSQLDSNFCNDLKNYLSQITQQEWVITIDAGYIKKGASSLSYAPAVKGILDTFKGAKVVNIENKE from the coding sequence ATGAACATAGCATTAAAATATCGTCCTGGTAGCTTTAAAGATCTAGTAGGTCAAGATATACTAGTGCGTATATTAGAAAACGCTTTTACTCTCAACAGAATTCCACAATCTATACTGCTTTCAGGTGCTAGTGGGGTAGGTAAAACTACCACAGCAAGAATAATAGCCTTATGTTTAAATTGTTCCTTGGGACCGACTTTTGAACCGTGTGGGTCATGTAAAAATTGCCTGACGATAAAAAATTCAAGCCATCCAGATGTAATTGAAATCGATGCAGCAAGTCATACTAGTGTTGATGATATCAAAGTAATCCTAGGAGATATTTGCTATTCACCTATAAGTTCTAAATTCAAAGTTTACATTATAGACGAAGTACATATGTTATCCAGCAGTGCATTTAATGCATTGCTTAAAACCCTAGAAGAGCCACCACCAAGTGTAAAGTTTATCTTGGCAACTACAGAGATAAAAAAGATACCAATCACTATCATTGCACGTTGTCAAAGATTTGATTTGTACAACATTCCTGTAGCTAAAATAGTAGAGCGTTTAAATGATATTGCACAGAGAGAAAGTTATTTCATTGAAAAGGAAGCATCAGAGTTAATTGCGCGCCACTCTGGCAATTCAATGCGTAACGCCTTGTTTTTAATGAATCAAGCAGTGCTGTATAATAAAGGTGGTGTAATATCTACTAAAAGTGTGATGGATATACTTGGCCTAGTGGATAAAGATATCATATTTGATCTAATGGAAGCAATATTGGGCAGTGATTTACAGAAAGCTCTATCGTTATTTGACAAAGCAGTAGAAACGGCAAACCCACTTAGTATTTTTGAAGGTCTATTGCAAACAATTCAGTTAATATGCCGTTTTTTGGTTACAAAAGAGATTGATAGTTCAGTTACAGAATGTGAGAAGAACAGGATAAAAGACTTGGGTGTAAAAAAGTCTTTAATATTTTTCTCGAGATTGTGGAGGATGTTGCTCAAAGGAGTTCAAGATATAAAAGCTTCGACATGCAGTGATGTTGCTGCTGAGATGATATTAATTAGCCTCTGTTATCTTTCTGATCTACCTTCTCCTGAGCAGGTGGTCAAGAAAGTTCTTGCGCAAAGTACGCAGCAGAGGAATACACGCAGCGCAGAAAACATACAACAGAAAAGTTATGATTTTGATAAGATTTTGCAACTATTACAACAGAATAACCAAATTTATCTTTACAAGCAGCTATGTAGTAATCTACAATTAGTGAATTGTAAACCTGGGTATTTAAAACTAAAGGCTGTATCTCAGTTGGATAGTAATTTTTGTAATGACTTGAAAAACTATTTAAGTCAGATAACTCAGCAGGAGTGGGTTATTACAATTGATGCAGGTTATATAAAAAAGGGGGCGAGTAGTTTAAGTTATGCACCTGCAGTCAAGGGTATACTTGATACATTTAAGGGTGCAAAGGTGGTCAACATAGAGAATAAGGAGTAA
- a CDS encoding glutathione S-transferase family protein, which translates to MILYHFPLCPFSRKVRALLKEKKLSCNLVHENPWEKRNEFMKINPTGQVPVLIDNNFIITDSNAICEYLEETYNSDIKLLDSSTVIKSQIRALINWFDNKFYNEVTKYIINEKVIINRSPDSRFLHAAQHNLSCHIEYIEYLINKNVCLVTDKFTLADITLASHISVMDYVNSFPWEKSKILKEWYSIVKSRPCFREMLLERVPGLTPPLHYANFDF; encoded by the coding sequence ATGATTTTATATCATTTTCCTCTTTGTCCGTTCTCACGAAAAGTTAGAGCCCTTCTTAAGGAAAAAAAGCTGAGCTGCAATTTAGTACATGAAAACCCGTGGGAAAAGCGGAATGAATTTATGAAGATTAATCCAACTGGACAGGTACCAGTGCTTATAGATAACAACTTTATTATAACAGACAGCAACGCTATTTGTGAATATCTAGAAGAAACTTATAATAGCGATATCAAATTGCTTGACTCGTCTACTGTTATTAAATCTCAAATACGTGCTTTAATTAATTGGTTTGATAATAAATTTTATAATGAAGTTACTAAATATATTATAAATGAGAAAGTAATAATTAACCGCAGTCCTGACTCTAGATTTCTCCATGCAGCTCAACATAATCTATCTTGCCATATAGAGTACATTGAGTACTTAATTAACAAAAACGTTTGTCTCGTAACTGATAAGTTCACTTTAGCTGACATTACTTTAGCATCACATATTTCTGTAATGGATTATGTAAATAGTTTTCCATGGGAAAAAAGTAAAATTCTAAAAGAATGGTATTCCATTGTTAAGTCAAGGCCTTGTTTTCGTGAGATGTTATTAGAAAGAGTTCCTGGGTTAACTCCTCCTCTGCACTATGCCAACTTTGATTTTTAG
- a CDS encoding O-methyltransferase produces the protein MARNNPNIKLLYIRDLFAKECKEIEEYCILGKKQHIQISPEEGKLLSLFIKIHKVRSIVEIGTLYGYSSICMAKALPEYGHIYTIENNPKHFKIAKKNFNAFNMSNKITLIVGNALEKLAELSAKAPYDMIFIDADKAGYPKYLDWAESYIKQDGLIVADNTLLLNTVFLKSPPKEVLEKSWRAMREFNYRLSDEKKYCSILIPTDEGMTIALKLT, from the coding sequence ATGGCACGTAATAACCCTAACATAAAATTATTATATATACGAGATTTATTTGCAAAAGAATGTAAAGAAATAGAAGAGTATTGTATTCTTGGGAAAAAACAACACATTCAAATTAGCCCTGAAGAAGGAAAGTTATTAAGTTTATTTATAAAGATTCACAAGGTGAGAAGTATCGTTGAAATTGGCACATTGTACGGTTACTCATCAATTTGTATGGCAAAAGCTCTGCCTGAATATGGCCATATATACACAATAGAAAACAATCCCAAGCACTTTAAAATAGCAAAAAAGAATTTTAATGCTTTTAATATGAGTAATAAAATTACTTTAATAGTAGGCAATGCATTAGAAAAATTGGCTGAATTATCAGCAAAAGCACCATATGACATGATATTCATTGATGCTGATAAGGCTGGTTATCCTAAATATTTAGATTGGGCAGAGTCATACATTAAACAAGACGGGCTGATTGTTGCGGATAATACTCTATTACTTAACACAGTATTTTTGAAATCACCTCCAAAAGAAGTGTTAGAGAAATCATGGCGTGCTATGAGGGAATTCAATTATAGGTTATCGGACGAAAAAAAATATTGCTCTATATTAATTCCAACTGATGAAGGAATGACTATAGCTTTAAAGCTTACGTAG
- a CDS encoding DUF2671 domain-containing protein: MSYNIAGEVETLSKRSNKDEGVTLLNNPAYREKYRERFDEAQKKVMDMVQFYDGTIILIENKIAMYYYAWHSKKREFERKKQQAVMKDDGSV, translated from the coding sequence ATGTCTTATAATATTGCTGGTGAAGTTGAAACGTTAAGTAAAAGATCTAATAAAGATGAAGGGGTTACATTACTAAATAACCCAGCTTATCGTGAAAAGTATAGGGAACGTTTTGATGAAGCCCAGAAAAAAGTTATGGATATGGTTCAGTTTTATGATGGGACTATAATATTAATAGAAAATAAAATTGCTATGTATTATTACGCTTGGCACAGTAAAAAAAGAGAGTTTGAGCGTAAAAAACAACAAGCAGTGATGAAAGACGATGGGTCAGTATAG
- a CDS encoding thioredoxin domain-containing protein has protein sequence MIFRLLFLLVFISVNSYAVIKQDLSNNHYIQKINEITSKELLLPLPDDKLLGDSKAPILMIEYASLTCYHCSLFHREVFPEIKKKYIDTGKMLYIFRHFPLDYRGLKAAMLSYCYEKQEDYFNFNKAVFNSIDSWNYSNLSDLTVLQKVAALSNLKQDTFNRCINDKEVMDKIINDKSLAINKLGIMATPIFFIKLNNDRSHTEPNKIRHEGYKAQEYFTNVIDRLYEKAIVK, from the coding sequence ATGATTTTTAGATTATTATTTTTATTGGTCTTTATAAGTGTTAACTCTTATGCAGTTATTAAGCAGGACTTATCCAACAACCATTATATTCAAAAAATTAATGAAATAACATCAAAAGAACTACTATTACCGTTGCCTGATGATAAATTATTAGGAGATTCCAAAGCACCAATTCTAATGATAGAATATGCTTCGCTCACTTGTTATCATTGTTCTCTTTTTCATAGAGAAGTTTTTCCTGAAATTAAAAAGAAATATATAGATACAGGTAAGATGCTATATATATTCCGTCATTTCCCTTTGGATTATAGAGGACTAAAAGCTGCAATGCTAAGTTATTGTTATGAGAAGCAAGAAGACTATTTTAATTTTAATAAAGCTGTTTTTAATTCGATAGACTCATGGAATTACTCTAATTTAAGTGACTTAACTGTGTTACAGAAAGTGGCGGCACTAAGCAACTTAAAGCAAGACACATTTAACCGATGTATTAACGATAAGGAGGTGATGGATAAAATTATAAATGATAAATCACTAGCAATTAATAAGCTTGGCATTATGGCCACTCCGATATTTTTTATCAAGCTTAACAACGATAGATCACACACAGAGCCTAATAAAATTAGGCACGAAGGGTACAAAGCGCAAGAATACTTTACTAACGTGATAGACAGGCTATATGAAAAAGCTATAGTGAAATGA
- a CDS encoding type II toxin-antitoxin system RatA family toxin, translated as MLHQYKEQGIFLCLPNEVFQVVIDVEKYSDFVPWCKAVYLKEKIDNQMVVDLLAAFHGIKGRYTSEVTFLSPSGTNEGWIKAVSSNGIFKHLYNEWRFISIDEKKTMVKFCIEFEFKSSSFSILLNSIYKYTQSKIIAAFKDRVESLAKKKLS; from the coding sequence ATGCTTCACCAGTACAAAGAACAAGGTATTTTCCTCTGTTTACCTAATGAGGTATTCCAGGTTGTAATTGATGTTGAGAAGTATTCTGATTTTGTTCCTTGGTGCAAAGCTGTTTACTTAAAGGAGAAAATTGATAACCAGATGGTTGTGGATCTCTTAGCAGCTTTTCATGGAATTAAGGGAAGATATACTTCGGAGGTAACCTTTCTTTCTCCGAGTGGAACTAATGAAGGTTGGATAAAAGCAGTATCATCAAATGGAATATTTAAACATTTATACAATGAATGGAGATTCATTTCTATAGATGAAAAGAAAACTATGGTGAAGTTTTGTATAGAGTTTGAATTTAAATCCAGCTCGTTTTCCATTTTATTAAATTCAATATATAAATATACACAAAGTAAAATAATTGCTGCGTTCAAAGACAGAGTTGAGAGTCTTGCTAAGAAAAAGTTATCTTGA
- a CDS encoding MlaC/ttg2D family ABC transporter substrate-binding protein, with amino-acid sequence MNVIKLLIIIVFIVISSRAYTNCADHKIFVHAMKQQVGNISTKENKKDREHVYKKLQEIIQNNIDLKKISRFVMGKHWTLTTQEEREDFLREYEIYFTRLCIEILYKYMNNSEMTIMSSRAVDNATCLISTRFFYSDEEFTNIDFKVTKNVSSFLISDVVMNGISISINQRSQFSEKIDAYSIARVIDELKYNNNL; translated from the coding sequence ATGAATGTTATTAAACTTTTAATTATTATTGTTTTCATTGTAATTTCTTCAAGAGCCTATACCAACTGCGCAGATCATAAAATTTTTGTGCATGCTATGAAGCAACAAGTAGGTAACATATCTACAAAGGAGAATAAAAAAGACCGGGAACATGTATATAAAAAGCTTCAGGAAATCATTCAAAATAATATTGACCTCAAAAAAATATCTCGATTTGTTATGGGAAAACATTGGACTTTGACTACTCAGGAAGAAAGAGAAGATTTCTTAAGAGAATATGAGATATATTTTACACGTCTGTGTATCGAAATTTTATATAAATATATGAATAATAGTGAAATGACTATAATGAGCTCAAGAGCAGTTGACAATGCAACTTGTTTGATTAGTACAAGATTTTTTTACAGCGATGAAGAATTCACAAATATTGATTTTAAAGTTACTAAAAATGTCAGTTCTTTCTTGATAAGTGATGTTGTAATGAATGGTATAAGCATTTCTATTAATCAACGTTCTCAATTCAGCGAAAAAATTGATGCATATAGCATAGCACGTGTCATAGATGAATTAAAATATAACAACAATCTATGA